The sequence below is a genomic window from Gossypium hirsutum isolate 1008001.06 chromosome A11, Gossypium_hirsutum_v2.1, whole genome shotgun sequence.
TGAATGTTCCCTCTCTGGTGTCTCTGAGCATTGACGCACTTAAAAAAGAACTCATTCACGGTACATTTCCCTTATGTCTTTCCTTTTTAATGCTTGTAGTGCATACTGTTCGCATTGTACTAAAAATGCCAAGTTGCTGAGAGATGCATTTCCCCCTTTTAACTGATAGTTTCAGTTCATAGTGGTCAAATTTAATCATTGGTTGGGTTGGTTGCAGGGGATGATCTTTTGCCGCATGTCTATGAACTTCCTCTGGAATTGTTCAATTCATTAGTAGAATGTCTACCTCCTTTGGCCTTGCAGAAGCTGCAAAGTGAAATGTTAGTTAATTTTTCTGCACCTTATAAGTTATATGTATGTTTTCAAGTTGTTTTTTGAATTTATAACTGTTGTAGCTGAATAATTCTGGATATCGATTGCTGCTACTGAAGCTTGAAATGGTCATGGGTGAGCAAAATGTGACAATTGTTTACTTAGGAAGGGGAAATTTTCAAATAGGCAGAGAAATGTTTTACTAGATTTTCTAATGCACAAATCTTCTAACAAATGAGCATGGCTATGAAAGATTTTTCTTAAGGTAGCAATAATCTTTTTCCCTCTTGACATAGCTTGTTTAACTTTTGCTGAGTTGCTGCTATATGTGGGCTACTTGAATATTCTTGAAAGATATTAACTTTCATTGAGCAGGCCATTCAAGAACTATGATGACTATGGTCCTTCTAGTGATGACTTAAAAATGGGGAGAAAACGTGGAAGGTATGTTAGATTCGTTGTCTCTAGATCCCCTTTTTGCTTTACGTAGAAAGTAAGACTAGAATGTGAGGTGACTGTTTAGTGCTAGTTTCTTACAGATATGGAAATTTCGATACAGCATGGAAGGCATTGTTTAAGTTTCGTTGGCCTGATCTTGTGGAGTGTGTCAAACCAGTTGATTGGCAGCAGATTTACTGGGAAACTCATGTGCAGAAGTATGTTGTTCCAATTAACATACTAATTCTCATTATTTAGGCCTCTTCTTGAATTCTGTTATGATCTATCCTTTTTTATTAAATGGAAAGACAGTTGCCTAGATGAAGCAGCAGAGATAGCTTTGCTTCCATCATTTATTGGATGCCTTGGTGAGATACAGATTTTAGGTACTTTGATACTTAGCTTCTATGTATTAtgtgattttgaaagttttgggTGAACTTATATGGATTTCTATATGTTTATCTGCCACTTGCTATGCATACATGTTGTTATACATATAACCTTGTTCCTTTTGATGGTAGATTTTAACCTGTTTGCTTAGTTTGCTAGTCACCCAGTGAAGGAGGATGAGTGATGAACaattaaatcatataaatatcaagaaaattttgtttataatggTGGATTGCATGGATATGCCCCTTGCACATGGCATGAGGGGTGATGTTCTGGTGGTTAATAACACTGCTAAGCAAATCTGTTAGAAAGCTGGCAATTAGATTGTGCATTCCAACTTAACTGATTACATATTCCTAAAAGCAACTTAATCCTTGAGCTCCCCCTCTCTCCTTCAAATTTATCTTTGTTACTTGTCTTTATTACCATACTTAGAGCAAGTGAAAAGCTTTCTTGATTTTAACATGATTTGAGTtgccttttctattttttttttgttcctccTTTACCCTTCGAATTATCTTACCAATGTTGTAAAAGTTTGTTGTTCCCcttaactctttttcttttcttttttcttttgtactTTTATGCAGAGAATATACTGCAATACATTGGGTATGTGGATGATATGAGTAACTTGGCTTCAGATTACTTGAAATTATCTTACCACTGCCAGCAATTTGGGTGTTATGCTAGGTAACCTCTAATGCCACATCCATACATGGGTAGAGTACATGCTCATGTTCCTTAATTGGCAACGGAatgcaattaaattatttatatgagCTGGACAATCTTTTTCCCTTAGCATGTCctgatttaattaatatatatgtttgaCACTACATTTTATTTCCTCTTTGTTTTCCTATGTATCATTCATACAAACTGTTTTATTGGTCTTTATCTAGTTTGTCAGATTACCTGTTTTATCCACTGCCCCCTGCCCCACCCAAAAGAAAATGTATCCTCATTTTAGTGCAATTGCTTTTCCATTTCCAATATTATGACTTGTGCAAATGTTTGGCTTCTTatatgtgtaattttatatttgcAGACGGTTGAGACTTCAAAATGTGCTCTGTGTTTTAGAATCTTGTGTAAGTTTGTAAATTCTCTCTCTCCCCCTGTTTGATAAACATTCAGTAAGCTGGTAACATCGGAACTCTTTGTGTTAGACAATGCTTTTACAATAAATAATTGCATTAGGTGATATTAACCAGATTTGTCTGTAATAAGTGTTTGTATGTATTGATGTTTGTGTCTGAAAGAGAAAGAGAGTTAGAATGCGTATGGTTTCATATATTAGAAGTTTTTCTCTCTGTTTCGCTTCCTCTAGTAGCCATTTTTCTTTCAGTATACTCATCCTAGCATGGTAATGTTTGCTATCTGATGGCCAATTGTTGCAGCAACTTTTGAAGAAGTCCAACTTGCAAAGCTTGGTGGTACAGTGGATCAGATCCTCAGAACATGTAAGCCTAATTCTTTTTGTTCATGAGTGTCAGTAAAATGTCGGTAATTAAGTTATTGACCAACACAATAGTCCATTTCATTTTCTTGTACGATGGACATGGGAACATTATCCACGTAAAATGAATTAACAATAACTTGGATGCAGGATTTGTCAGGCTGTTTGAGTGAATGTATTAAAGCCGCTGAAGTTCTCATAAACTTGTTCCTCATAAATTGAAAGAAGTTACCTTTTATCCTTCTGAAATATATAAGGGTAACTGCTAATAGTATCTATATAGCTAGGCGGTGGTGTACGTCAGTCCAATATtataataaacaacataattgCAAATCATCTTggaatttagtcttttattttcTTGATAACTCTGCCATCTGTCTACATCAGCAATCCATTCGGTGTCTTTTTGTTTTAATGATTGAGCTGTAACACAAGCTTTACGAAGGCATATGATAGTTATTCTAATCAGCATGCTCCCAAATCTTATACTAATAAGCAAAGGCCATCTGTTTTGGGCCTTTCAATCAATTCAAGTTGTTGATTTGTGTAATGATTGAGCTGTAACACAAGCTTTACAAAAGCATATGATAGTTATTCTAAATTTCTAATCAGCTTGCTTCCGAATCTTATACTAATAAGCAAAGGGGCCTATCTGTTTTGGGTCTTTCAATCAATTCAAGATGTTTATTCTTTTGTGAGTGCACATAATAAGGGATTGGAATATTAACATTTGATTTCCATgggattgattttttatttttatttttttagggcATTTGATTTAGGTTAACCAAGAAGAAATGTAATTTTccagaaaaataaaagataaaaaagaatTGAGTTGATTGTACTGTAATCTTTATATGTCTAAGGATGAAATTGGATATGAATCGTAACATCAAAACTTAATGGTAATTGGTATGAATTCCATTGAAGTTGATACCATTTTTGCTGGAATAGAGTGACATTGAAGAACATGTAATAACCGCCAACACTTGTGGTTCTATGTCTCATGCAGTCTGATTTAATTGTACCAGGGTAATTCTTCATTGACATGAAGTTCTCTGGGCCACTTATCTTTTCctcttaaaattttttctttatcCAATAGTTTAAAATAGTTAATGCATTTTTATAATCGTGAACATGTTATTGCATGAGTTGAATATTCAAAATTCTTCATTCTGAATTTAAGAATTTCATAGAGATCAGTATACCTATGTATCAAATATCTTCTTTCTTTGGCTTATTTAATTGCTATTACTTCCTGCTTTTGCAGGTTGCTGGATTATGCAAACTTCTCAATCAGAATTCTAGAACGTTAACATCACTTGAATTTGTACACTGCAAGATCTCTTCCACCTATATGGACACAATTTGTGGTTCCTTGTGCTCAAGTGGTGCAGAAACTCACCAAATACATCACTTCTCCATTAGCTCTTCAAGCTTTGATGAGATTGATCCAGTTTCCCTGGCTCATAGCCTTGCATCATTTCTATCATCAGGAAGGTATATCTACTTTCATCTTAAGCTTCACTGTTGGTGAAATTTGGGTACATTTATTTAGTTGATTGCAAGAGGTGTTTGACAATGACACGTTTATCAATTTGCATGACTAACATTGGAGGGCTATATTAAGAGGAGTTACTCCTGAAAGTGCCATTCCAATAAGGTTGCATGCACTGTCAATCACGGTACTTAAATTAAGACTAATAGTTCAAGAAATAGAATTTGACAATCTTTGAGCACCACTGCATGCTGGTGTAACATGGGGGAATCTGTCATTGAaggaaaaaaatttacttttatatgGCTAATATGTGACATATCTTTCCTGTAATGAAAATGCCAAATTTTATGATCTCCAATGTAAAGTTAGAATcctttaatatgatttttttttgttaaggaCTTGAGTCCAGGTTTCTGCCGTAAGACATTTAACATGTGTTTGTTGGAATATGGCAAGTTTTTGCATTGATTTAGGGTAATGAGTCCATCTAATGTAAACTTTCTTAGTTTATTTAGAAGTACCATCTGTAAAGTGGCAGCATTCTTTTTACAATGATTAATCTTGTTGCACacatatgcacatgtatcatttGTTTTGTTCTTAGGTCCTTGCGGTCATTAAAGCTATGTGACAACAACCTGGATCGGAATTTTGCCAAAAGTGTTTTTAGTACACTACTGGATTCTTCGTGCAGTCTAACAAGCTTTGACCTTTCAGAAAACAATGTTGAGCGATGCACTTCATTTACAATTTTCTTTCAACATAAATCAAAATACCTACTGTTAGCCAGCTATAATATTTAATCCTTAATCTCACAGATATCTGGATGGCTTTCTATTTTCAACTGGAAATCAAATGCCTTTCTGTCATCTTCTGGAGTGACCAAATCTTTGCAGTCATTACGCATCCTCAAGCTAGGGTATGTAATCAGTCATACATGTTATTCTTCTTGTAAGTTATTGTTCGTTAAGTCAAGACTACTGGTACTAAATTGACCGGCAAGGGTTTTGACTTTTGAGGTTGTCACTGGCAGACAATGTCATTTTATACCTTGCAGGGATGTAGGAACCCTCTATAAGTTTGAAATTTCATTTCTTGCACCATAAAATAGAAATTTCTTTTCAGGGGTAATAATCTACAGAAAGATGATGCTGGTAATCTAAGATATGTCCTGGTTCAAATGCCAAGCTTGGAGATTTTGGATCTTAGTGACAATCCAATTGAAGATGATGGCATCAGGTCTGCAAAGTAAATATCTTGCTGTATTTATTAATAAACGTTGGATGTAATATCTGACTGCCTGCATTTAAATTCTGCAGAAGTTTAATCCCTTATTTTGCTGAAGCATCTAAAAGTTGCTCTCCCTTGACGGATTTGAATCTGGGGAGTTGTGAGCTTTCCAGTGATGGAGTGATTCTACTTCTGGATGTCCTATCAACCTTAGCGAGACCATTGAATTATCTCTCTCTTGCTGATAATGGCCTTGGCAGGTTTGTCTGGACTGTGCTGGCATAGAACTTACCCTTTATCATCTATTTTCTTACTTGAAAAGGATTGAGCTTATAACTGATGGAATCCAGCCAAGTAGCAGAAGCTTTGGGAAAGTTTTGGGGTACATCTATCCAAGTACTTAATGTCGAAGGTATAGGACTGGGTCCATCAGGATTTCGGAAACTAAGAGATATAAGAATGGAGAACTTGAAGCTTGTTAAACTTAACATAAGGTTTGGATCTATGCTTCAGTTTGTTTTCCCGTTTTCAAATACTTCCTGAATGATAAAGCAGTTAGCATGTGTATGTCTTTTTTATGTAGCAAAAATCGTGGTGGGATTGAAACTGCAAAGTTTTTGTCAAAGCTCATTCTCCATGCTCCTAAACTTGTTGCAGTCAATGCAGCATATAATCTCATGCCTGCAGAATCCTTGCCGTTAATATGCTCTGCACTGAAAACTGCAAAAGGTggttatacaatttttttaaaatttcaatgcacTGTTTAGCTCCTTTGCTTTAGGTTCATCAGTTTCCCTTCTGCTGTCAGCATTATCAGATATTGACAGCAAAATTGGAAATAtcatttcttcttcaatttcaatCACATTCACCGAGTTGCAACTATGCATGTTAGATTTCAAATTTTAGGCAGTGCAGAAACTAGCATCTATTGGGGCTTGAAATCCGAAAagatttaaatatatatgttccCTAATGGTATCCAAAATCCTTTTTCACATTACCTGAATGAAAGAGTTGTGTGTGGTGTTGTGTAGGTCATGTGGAGCAAGTGGACTTGAGGGGGAATATCTGTGAGTATCAGCCCTCCCATGATACCATGCTCGCTGAATTTCAACATAACGGAAAGCCTATTTTGATTCTTCCATCGTCGGTAGCCTTAAACGTACCTTATGATGATGACCCGTAGCTGACATTATCCTAAGTTTTTTAGTGCTTAGTTCAACTGCTTAGGAAAGTGATTTTCTAttctatttaatatatatatatacatataactttAGTAATATCTTTacctttttatataaattgatattatatattttttcaattaggTTGGTATGGGATTAACTCGTTAtattaactcaattaaacaatcaAACATTTTAG
It includes:
- the LOC107924711 gene encoding uncharacterized protein isoform X6, which translates into the protein MEISIQHGRHCLSFVGLILWSVSNQLIGSRFTGKLMCRNSCLDEAAEIALLPSFIGCLGEIQILENILQYIGYVDDMSNLASDYLKLSYHCQQFGCYARRLRLQNVLCVLESCQLLKKSNLQSLVVQWIRSSEHVAGLCKLLNQNSRTLTSLEFVHCKISSTYMDTICGSLCSSGAETHQIHHFSISSSSFDEIDPVSLAHSLASFLSSGRSLRSLKLCDNNLDRNFAKSVFSTLLDSSCSLTSFDLSENNISGWLSIFNWKSNAFLSSSGVTKSLQSLRILKLGGNNLQKDDAGNLRYVLVQMPSLEILDLSDNPIEDDGIRSAKSLIPYFAEASKSCSPLTDLNLGSCELSSDGVILLLDVLSTLARPLNYLSLADNGLGSQVAEALGKFWGTSIQVLNVEGIGLGPSGFRKLRDIRMENLKLVKLNISKNRGGIETAKFLSKLILHAPKLVAVNAAYNLMPAESLPLICSALKTAKGHVEQVDLRGNICEYQPSHDTMLAEFQHNGKPILILPSSVALNVPYDDDP
- the LOC107924711 gene encoding uncharacterized protein isoform X3 codes for the protein MIINSKTDKKKALSIHFIDKSGTRRANTSYVNYSPIDPKLSEWRMVNVPSLVSLSIDALKKELIHGDDLLPHVYELPLELFNSLVECLPPLALQKLQSEMPFKNYDDYGPSSDDLKMGRKRGRYGNFDTAWKALFKFRWPDLVECVKPVDWQQIYWETHVQNCLDEAAEIALLPSFIGCLENILQYIGYVDDMSNLASDYLKLSYHCQQFGCYARRLRLQNVLCVLESCQLLKKSNLQSLVVQWIRSSEHVAGLCKLLNQNSRTLTSLEFVHCKISSTYMDTICGSLCSSGAETHQIHHFSISSSSFDEIDPVSLAHSLASFLSSGRSLRSLKLCDNNLDRNFAKSVFSTLLDSSCSLTSFDLSENNISGWLSIFNWKSNAFLSSSGVTKSLQSLRILKLGGNNLQKDDAGNLRYVLVQMPSLEILDLSDNPIEDDGIRSAKSLIPYFAEASKSCSPLTDLNLGSCELSSDGVILLLDVLSTLARPLNYLSLADNGLGSQVAEALGKFWGTSIQVLNVEGIGLGPSGFRKLRDIRMENLKLVKLNISKNRGGIETAKFLSKLILHAPKLVAVNAAYNLMPAESLPLICSALKTAKGHVEQVDLRGNICEYQPSHDTMLAEFQHNGKPILILPSSVALNVPYDDDP
- the LOC107924711 gene encoding uncharacterized protein isoform X7 — protein: MEISIQHGRHCLSFVGLILWSVSNQLIGSRFTGKLMCRNSCLDEAAEIALLPSFIGCLENILQYIGYVDDMSNLASDYLKLSYHCQQFGCYARRLRLQNVLCVLESCQLLKKSNLQSLVVQWIRSSEHVAGLCKLLNQNSRTLTSLEFVHCKISSTYMDTICGSLCSSGAETHQIHHFSISSSSFDEIDPVSLAHSLASFLSSGRSLRSLKLCDNNLDRNFAKSVFSTLLDSSCSLTSFDLSENNISGWLSIFNWKSNAFLSSSGVTKSLQSLRILKLGGNNLQKDDAGNLRYVLVQMPSLEILDLSDNPIEDDGIRSAKSLIPYFAEASKSCSPLTDLNLGSCELSSDGVILLLDVLSTLARPLNYLSLADNGLGSQVAEALGKFWGTSIQVLNVEGIGLGPSGFRKLRDIRMENLKLVKLNISKNRGGIETAKFLSKLILHAPKLVAVNAAYNLMPAESLPLICSALKTAKGHVEQVDLRGNICEYQPSHDTMLAEFQHNGKPILILPSSVALNVPYDDDP
- the LOC107924711 gene encoding uncharacterized protein isoform X2; the protein is MIINSKTDKKKALSIHFIDKSGTRRANTSYVNYSPIDPKLSEWRMVNVPSLVSLSIDALKKELIHGDDLLPHVYELPLELFNSLVECLPPLALQKLQSEMPFKNYDDYGPSSDDLKMGRKRGRYGNFDTAWKALFKFRWPDLVECVKPVDWQQIYWETHVQNCLDEAAEIALLPSFIGCLGEIQILENILQYIGYVDDMSNLASDYLKLSYHCQQFGCYARRLRLQNVLCVLESCQLLKKSNLQSLVVQWIRSSEHVAGLCKLLNQNSRTLTSLEFVHCKISSTYMDTICGSLCSSGAETHQIHHFSISSSSFDEIDPVSLAHSLASFLSSGRSLRSLKLCDNNLDRNFAKSVFSTLLDSSCSLTSFDLSENNISGWLSIFNWKSNAFLSSSGVTKSLQSLRILKLGGNNLQKDDAGNLRYVLVQMPSLEILDLSDNPIEDDGIRSLIPYFAEASKSCSPLTDLNLGSCELSSDGVILLLDVLSTLARPLNYLSLADNGLGSQVAEALGKFWGTSIQVLNVEGIGLGPSGFRKLRDIRMENLKLVKLNISKNRGGIETAKFLSKLILHAPKLVAVNAAYNLMPAESLPLICSALKTAKGHVEQVDLRGNICEYQPSHDTMLAEFQHNGKPILILPSSVALNVPYDDDP
- the LOC107924711 gene encoding uncharacterized protein isoform X4, producing MIINSKTDKKKALSIHFIDKSGTRRANTSYVNYSPIDPKLSGDDLLPHVYELPLELFNSLVECLPPLALQKLQSEMPFKNYDDYGPSSDDLKMGRKRGRYGNFDTAWKALFKFRWPDLVECVKPVDWQQIYWETHVQNCLDEAAEIALLPSFIGCLGEIQILENILQYIGYVDDMSNLASDYLKLSYHCQQFGCYARRLRLQNVLCVLESCQLLKKSNLQSLVVQWIRSSEHVAGLCKLLNQNSRTLTSLEFVHCKISSTYMDTICGSLCSSGAETHQIHHFSISSSSFDEIDPVSLAHSLASFLSSGRSLRSLKLCDNNLDRNFAKSVFSTLLDSSCSLTSFDLSENNISGWLSIFNWKSNAFLSSSGVTKSLQSLRILKLGGNNLQKDDAGNLRYVLVQMPSLEILDLSDNPIEDDGIRSAKSLIPYFAEASKSCSPLTDLNLGSCELSSDGVILLLDVLSTLARPLNYLSLADNGLGSQVAEALGKFWGTSIQVLNVEGIGLGPSGFRKLRDIRMENLKLVKLNISKNRGGIETAKFLSKLILHAPKLVAVNAAYNLMPAESLPLICSALKTAKGHVEQVDLRGNICEYQPSHDTMLAEFQHNGKPILILPSSVALNVPYDDDP
- the LOC107924711 gene encoding uncharacterized protein isoform X5; translation: MGRKRGRYGNFDTAWKALFKFRWPDLVECVKPVDWQQIYWETHVQNCLDEAAEIALLPSFIGCLGEIQILENILQYIGYVDDMSNLASDYLKLSYHCQQFGCYARRLRLQNVLCVLESCQLLKKSNLQSLVVQWIRSSEHVAGLCKLLNQNSRTLTSLEFVHCKISSTYMDTICGSLCSSGAETHQIHHFSISSSSFDEIDPVSLAHSLASFLSSGRSLRSLKLCDNNLDRNFAKSVFSTLLDSSCSLTSFDLSENNISGWLSIFNWKSNAFLSSSGVTKSLQSLRILKLGGNNLQKDDAGNLRYVLVQMPSLEILDLSDNPIEDDGIRSAKSLIPYFAEASKSCSPLTDLNLGSCELSSDGVILLLDVLSTLARPLNYLSLADNGLGSQVAEALGKFWGTSIQVLNVEGIGLGPSGFRKLRDIRMENLKLVKLNISKNRGGIETAKFLSKLILHAPKLVAVNAAYNLMPAESLPLICSALKTAKGHVEQVDLRGNICEYQPSHDTMLAEFQHNGKPILILPSSVALNVPYDDDP
- the LOC107924711 gene encoding uncharacterized protein isoform X1, translated to MIINSKTDKKKALSIHFIDKSGTRRANTSYVNYSPIDPKLSEWRMVNVPSLVSLSIDALKKELIHGDDLLPHVYELPLELFNSLVECLPPLALQKLQSEMPFKNYDDYGPSSDDLKMGRKRGRYGNFDTAWKALFKFRWPDLVECVKPVDWQQIYWETHVQNCLDEAAEIALLPSFIGCLGEIQILENILQYIGYVDDMSNLASDYLKLSYHCQQFGCYARRLRLQNVLCVLESCQLLKKSNLQSLVVQWIRSSEHVAGLCKLLNQNSRTLTSLEFVHCKISSTYMDTICGSLCSSGAETHQIHHFSISSSSFDEIDPVSLAHSLASFLSSGRSLRSLKLCDNNLDRNFAKSVFSTLLDSSCSLTSFDLSENNISGWLSIFNWKSNAFLSSSGVTKSLQSLRILKLGGNNLQKDDAGNLRYVLVQMPSLEILDLSDNPIEDDGIRSAKSLIPYFAEASKSCSPLTDLNLGSCELSSDGVILLLDVLSTLARPLNYLSLADNGLGSQVAEALGKFWGTSIQVLNVEGIGLGPSGFRKLRDIRMENLKLVKLNISKNRGGIETAKFLSKLILHAPKLVAVNAAYNLMPAESLPLICSALKTAKGHVEQVDLRGNICEYQPSHDTMLAEFQHNGKPILILPSSVALNVPYDDDP